The Planococcus versutus genome contains a region encoding:
- the rpoB gene encoding DNA-directed RNA polymerase subunit beta: MVGQLVQYGQHRQRRSFSRISEVLDLPNLIEIQSSSYEWFLEEGLREMFRDISPIEDFTGNLSLEFVDYSLAEPKYPVDESKERDVTYAAPLRVKVRLHNKETDEVKEQDVFMGDFPLMTETGTFVINGAERVIVSQLVRSPSVYFHDKTDKNGKKGFGATVIPNRGAWLEYETDAKDVVYVRIDRTRKLPVTVLLRALGFGSDQEIIDLLGDNEFLQNTLEKDNTESTEKALLEIYERLRPGEPPTVESAKSLLYSRFFDPKRYDLANVGRYKMNKKLHIKNRLFNQTIAETLVDPETGEILVEAGTLIDRRVLDRLIPNLENGVGFHTVSQVGGVLEGEVTLQSIKIYAPNNEDQKEITVISNAYIEDKIKNVTPADIIASISYFFNLLYGVGNTDDIDHLGNRRLRSVGELLQNQFRIGLSRMERVVRERMSINDTQAIVPQQLINIRPVIASIKEFFGSSQLSQFMDQTNPLAELTHKRRLSALGPGGLTRERAGFEVRDVHYSHYGRMCPIETPEGPNIGLINTLSTFAKVNKFGFIETPYRRVDAETGIVSKQIDYLTADEEDNYVVAQANSKLNEDGSFVEEGVVARFRGENTVYKRSNIDYMDVSPKQVVSVATACIPFLENDDSNRALMGANMQRQAVPLLNPEAPFVGTGMEHLAARDSGAAVVAKQDGIVEYVEAKEIAVRRIEVVDGNEVKGDLDTYRLQKFVRSNQGTSYNQRPIVKVGDRISKRDILADGPSMERGEMALGRNVLVGFMTWDGFNYEDAIIMSERLVKDDVYTSVHIEEYESDSRDTKLGPEEITRDIPNVGEDALRNLDDRGIIRVGAEVKDGDILVGKVTPKGVTELTAEERLLHAIFGEKAREVRDTSLRVPHGAGGIVLDVKIFNREDGDELPPGVNQLVRAYIVQKRKISVGDKMAGRHGNKGVISRILPEEDMPFMPDGTPIDVMLNPLGVPSRMNIGQVLELHLGMASRSLGIHMASSVFDGANEEDVLETMEESGMPLDGKTILYDGRSGEAFDNRVSVGIMYMIKLAHMVDDKLHARSTGPYSLVTQQPLGGKAQFGGQRFGEMEVWALEAYGAAHTLQEILTVKSDDVVGRVKTYEAIVKGESVPEPSVPESFKVLIKELQSLGMDVKMLTIDDEEIELRDLDEEEDLQPADSLNILPIADTEAPVGTID; the protein is encoded by the coding sequence TTGGTAGGTCAACTAGTTCAGTACGGTCAACATCGTCAACGCAGAAGTTTTTCGAGAATCAGTGAAGTGCTGGATCTTCCGAACTTGATTGAAATTCAATCATCATCTTATGAATGGTTTCTCGAAGAAGGTCTTCGTGAAATGTTCCGAGATATCTCGCCGATTGAAGATTTCACAGGAAATCTATCGCTCGAGTTTGTTGATTACAGTCTCGCGGAACCGAAGTATCCAGTCGATGAATCGAAAGAACGCGACGTAACTTATGCGGCACCTTTGCGTGTTAAAGTTCGTCTGCACAACAAAGAAACAGATGAAGTAAAAGAACAAGATGTCTTTATGGGAGATTTCCCATTAATGACAGAAACAGGTACGTTTGTGATCAACGGAGCAGAGCGCGTGATTGTTTCTCAATTGGTTCGTTCACCAAGTGTTTATTTCCATGACAAAACTGATAAAAATGGTAAAAAAGGCTTCGGAGCAACTGTTATTCCAAACCGTGGAGCATGGCTGGAATATGAAACAGATGCAAAAGACGTTGTGTACGTAAGAATTGATCGCACACGTAAATTGCCAGTAACAGTTCTTTTAAGAGCTCTTGGATTTGGATCTGACCAAGAAATCATTGATTTACTTGGAGATAACGAATTTCTTCAAAATACACTTGAAAAAGACAATACAGAGAGCACAGAAAAAGCGCTTTTAGAAATTTATGAGCGTCTGCGCCCTGGTGAACCACCAACAGTTGAAAGTGCGAAGAGCCTATTATACTCACGCTTTTTTGACCCGAAACGCTATGATCTTGCAAACGTTGGCCGTTATAAAATGAACAAAAAACTTCACATTAAAAACCGTCTTTTCAATCAAACCATTGCTGAAACATTAGTAGATCCTGAAACAGGTGAAATTTTAGTTGAAGCCGGTACATTGATTGATCGTCGTGTTCTTGATCGCTTAATTCCGAACTTAGAAAACGGTGTTGGTTTCCATACAGTTTCTCAAGTAGGTGGCGTTTTAGAAGGTGAAGTTACGCTACAGTCGATTAAAATCTATGCGCCAAATAATGAAGATCAAAAAGAAATCACTGTGATTAGCAACGCTTATATAGAAGATAAGATTAAAAATGTAACGCCAGCTGATATTATTGCTTCTATTAGTTACTTTTTTAACCTCCTATATGGTGTTGGAAATACAGATGATATTGATCATCTTGGTAACCGTCGCTTGCGTTCGGTGGGAGAACTTTTACAAAACCAATTCCGTATCGGGTTATCTCGTATGGAACGTGTTGTGCGTGAACGGATGTCGATTAATGATACACAAGCAATCGTTCCTCAGCAATTGATCAATATCCGTCCGGTTATTGCTTCAATTAAAGAGTTCTTCGGTAGTTCTCAGCTTTCTCAGTTTATGGACCAAACCAATCCACTAGCTGAATTGACCCATAAACGCCGACTATCGGCGCTTGGACCCGGTGGTTTGACGCGTGAACGCGCGGGCTTTGAAGTACGTGACGTTCATTACTCACACTATGGCCGTATGTGTCCGATTGAAACGCCTGAGGGCCCGAACATTGGATTGATCAATACACTCTCAACGTTCGCAAAAGTGAATAAGTTTGGTTTCATTGAAACTCCTTATCGCCGTGTAGATGCTGAAACAGGCATTGTTTCAAAACAAATTGATTACTTGACTGCAGACGAAGAAGACAACTATGTAGTCGCTCAAGCCAATTCGAAGTTGAACGAAGATGGTTCATTTGTCGAAGAAGGTGTTGTTGCGCGTTTCCGTGGTGAAAACACGGTGTACAAACGCAGCAATATTGACTACATGGACGTTTCGCCAAAACAAGTAGTTTCTGTAGCAACAGCTTGTATTCCGTTCCTTGAAAATGATGACTCCAACCGTGCATTAATGGGAGCGAACATGCAACGTCAAGCCGTTCCATTGTTAAACCCGGAAGCTCCTTTCGTAGGAACTGGAATGGAACACTTAGCAGCACGTGATTCTGGTGCAGCTGTAGTAGCAAAGCAAGATGGTATTGTTGAATACGTGGAAGCTAAAGAAATTGCAGTTCGTCGCATTGAAGTGGTCGATGGCAATGAAGTTAAAGGTGACCTTGATACGTATCGATTGCAGAAATTTGTTCGTTCTAACCAAGGAACAAGTTATAACCAACGTCCCATTGTTAAAGTTGGGGATCGTATTTCTAAACGTGATATTCTAGCTGATGGACCTTCAATGGAACGCGGAGAGATGGCTTTAGGAAGAAATGTATTGGTTGGCTTTATGACATGGGATGGTTTTAACTACGAAGATGCGATCATCATGAGTGAACGCTTAGTAAAAGACGATGTTTACACATCGGTCCATATAGAAGAGTATGAATCGGATTCACGTGATACAAAACTTGGACCAGAAGAAATTACGCGCGACATTCCGAACGTTGGAGAAGACGCATTACGTAACTTGGATGACCGTGGAATTATCCGTGTCGGAGCCGAAGTAAAAGATGGAGATATTCTAGTTGGTAAAGTGACACCTAAAGGCGTAACCGAATTAACTGCTGAAGAACGTCTTCTTCATGCTATTTTTGGTGAAAAAGCACGTGAAGTTCGTGATACTTCATTGCGAGTGCCTCACGGTGCTGGCGGTATTGTATTGGATGTTAAAATCTTCAATCGCGAAGATGGAGACGAGTTACCACCGGGTGTTAATCAGCTGGTTCGTGCTTATATCGTTCAAAAACGTAAAATTTCTGTCGGTGACAAAATGGCTGGACGTCACGGAAACAAAGGTGTTATTTCAAGAATTCTACCTGAAGAAGATATGCCGTTTATGCCAGATGGCACACCAATCGACGTTATGTTAAATCCACTTGGTGTACCTTCACGTATGAATATCGGTCAAGTACTTGAATTGCACTTAGGAATGGCTTCTCGTTCACTTGGGATTCATATGGCTTCATCTGTATTTGATGGAGCAAATGAAGAAGACGTGCTTGAAACAATGGAAGAGTCGGGTATGCCACTTGATGGCAAGACGATTCTTTACGATGGCCGTTCTGGTGAAGCGTTCGATAACCGTGTGTCTGTAGGAATCATGTACATGATTAAACTTGCCCACATGGTTGATGATAAATTGCACGCTCGTTCAACTGGACCTTACTCATTGGTTACACAGCAGCCATTGGGTGGTAAAGCGCAATTCGGCGGACAGCGTTTTGGTGAGATGGAAGTATGGGCACTTGAAGCATATGGTGCAGCACATACATTACAAGAAATCTTAACGGTGAAGTCAGATGACGTGGTAGGTCGAGTGAAAACATATGAAGCGATTGTTAAAGGCGAAAGTGTACCGGAACCAAGTGTGCCGGAATCATTTAAAGTTTTGATTAAAGAACTTCAAAGTTTAGGTATGGACGTTAAAATGTTAACGATTGACGATGAAGAAATTGAGTTGCGTGATTTGGATGAAGAAGAAGATCTTCAACCAGCAGACTCATTAAATATCTTGCCGATTGCAGATACAGAAGCACCGGTTGGAACAATTGATTAA
- the rpoC gene encoding DNA-directed RNA polymerase subunit beta', with translation MIDVNNFEYMKIGLASPDKIRSWSYGEVKKPETINYRTLKPEKDGLFCERIFGPTKDWECHCGKYKRVRYKGVVCDRCGVEVTRSKVRRERMGHIELAAPVSHIWYFKGIPSRMGLILDMSPRSLEEVIYFASYVVIDPADTPLEKKQLLSEKEYRAYRDKFGKKFQAAMGAEAIKRLLQEIDLERETDSLKEELKTAQGQRRTRAIKRLEVVESFRNSGNNPDWMILDVLPVIPPELRPMVQLDGGRFATSDLNDLYRRVINRNNRLKRLLDLGAPSIIVQNEKRMLQEAVDALIDNGRRGRPVTGPGNRPLKSLSHMLKGKQGRFRQNLLGKRVDYSGRSVIVVGPNLKMYQCGLPKGMAIELFKPFVMKELVERGLAHNIKSAKRKIERLHSEVWDVLEDVIKEHPVLLNRAPTLHRLGIQAFEPTLVEGKAIRLHPLVCTAYNADFDGDQMAVHVPLSSEAQAEARLLMLAAQNILNPKDGKPVVTPSQDMVLGNYYLTLERKGATGEGATFSGPEEVMIAYQTGHVHLHTRIAIQAGAVNNPTFTEEQNKMLLLTTVGKIIFNEILPKSFPYINEPTDFNLQVETPSKYFVATTTNIREHIKEAELVTPFKKKILGEIIAEVFKRFHITETSKMLDRMKSLGFKYSTQAGITVGVADIVVLPDKEEILVDAQENVDKVMKQFRRGLITEEERYSRVISYWSNAKDIIQNKLMASLDNLNPIFMMSDSGARGNASNFTQLAGMRGLMANPAGRIIELPIKSSFREGLTVLEYFISTHGARKGLADTALKTADSGYLTRRLVDVAQDAIVRENDCGTDRGLLVGALMEGSEVIEELDERIVGRHAKKTIRHPETKEILVTKDELITQDLTRLIVEAGIKEVTIRSAFTCNTKHGICKKCYGTNLATGDEVEVGEAVGIIAAQSIGEPGTQLTMRTFHTGGVAGDDITQGLPRIQEIFESRNPKGQAVISEITGTVTEVEEIREGQKEVTIQGDVETRKYLAPYNARIKVQVDDTIVRGEVLTDGSIDPKQLLQVKDVQAVQVYLLKEVQKVYRMQGVEIGDKHVEVMVRQMFRKVRVIEAGDTELLPGSLLDIHQFTEANVKAVLEGTLPATSRPVILGITKASLETESFLSAASFQETTRVLTDAAIKGKRDELLGLKENVIIGKLVPAGTGMQRYRQIKIAQSEKAAKQEIVGTES, from the coding sequence TTGATAGATGTTAATAATTTTGAGTATATGAAAATCGGATTAGCGTCACCCGATAAAATTCGCTCATGGTCTTATGGAGAAGTCAAAAAGCCAGAAACAATTAATTACCGTACATTAAAACCTGAAAAAGATGGGTTATTCTGCGAACGAATTTTCGGTCCTACAAAGGATTGGGAATGTCATTGTGGTAAATATAAACGTGTCCGCTATAAAGGTGTAGTTTGTGATCGTTGTGGCGTTGAAGTTACACGTTCAAAAGTTCGCCGCGAACGCATGGGGCATATTGAGTTAGCTGCTCCGGTTTCTCACATTTGGTATTTCAAAGGAATTCCAAGCCGTATGGGACTTATCTTAGATATGTCACCGCGTTCACTTGAAGAAGTAATTTACTTTGCTTCTTATGTAGTAATTGATCCTGCGGATACACCACTTGAAAAGAAACAGCTTCTATCTGAAAAAGAATACCGTGCTTACCGCGATAAGTTTGGGAAGAAATTCCAAGCTGCTATGGGTGCAGAAGCTATCAAGCGTCTATTGCAAGAAATTGACCTTGAACGGGAAACGGATTCTTTAAAAGAAGAGTTAAAAACAGCTCAAGGCCAACGTCGTACTCGTGCGATTAAACGTCTTGAAGTTGTTGAGTCATTCCGTAATTCAGGAAACAACCCTGATTGGATGATTTTAGATGTTCTTCCTGTTATTCCACCTGAACTTCGCCCGATGGTTCAATTAGATGGAGGCCGCTTTGCGACTTCTGATTTAAATGACCTTTATCGTCGCGTAATCAATCGGAATAATCGTTTGAAACGTCTTTTGGATCTTGGTGCACCAAGTATTATTGTTCAAAACGAAAAACGCATGCTTCAAGAAGCTGTTGATGCATTAATCGATAACGGTCGTCGTGGCCGTCCAGTTACTGGACCTGGTAACCGTCCGTTGAAATCTCTTTCTCATATGTTAAAAGGTAAACAAGGACGTTTCCGTCAAAACCTTCTTGGTAAACGAGTAGATTATTCAGGCCGTTCAGTAATCGTAGTTGGACCTAACTTGAAAATGTACCAATGTGGTTTACCAAAAGGAATGGCAATTGAATTGTTTAAACCTTTTGTTATGAAAGAATTGGTTGAACGTGGATTGGCTCATAACATTAAGAGTGCAAAACGCAAAATCGAACGTCTTCATTCTGAAGTTTGGGATGTACTGGAAGATGTGATTAAGGAGCACCCGGTTCTGTTGAACCGAGCACCAACTCTTCACAGATTAGGTATTCAGGCATTTGAACCAACATTAGTTGAAGGCAAAGCAATTCGCCTTCACCCGCTTGTATGTACTGCATACAATGCCGATTTTGATGGTGACCAAATGGCTGTTCACGTACCTTTATCTTCTGAAGCACAAGCAGAAGCAAGATTATTAATGCTTGCAGCTCAAAACATTTTGAATCCAAAAGATGGAAAACCTGTTGTAACACCATCTCAAGATATGGTTTTAGGAAACTATTACTTAACACTTGAGCGTAAAGGTGCTACGGGAGAAGGCGCTACTTTCTCAGGACCTGAAGAAGTAATGATTGCTTATCAAACAGGCCACGTGCATTTGCATACACGTATTGCGATTCAAGCTGGGGCTGTTAACAACCCGACATTTACAGAAGAACAAAACAAAATGCTTTTATTGACTACTGTTGGTAAAATTATTTTCAATGAAATTCTGCCAAAGTCATTCCCATATATTAACGAGCCAACTGACTTTAACTTGCAGGTGGAAACACCATCGAAGTATTTTGTTGCTACAACGACGAATATTCGAGAGCATATTAAAGAAGCAGAACTTGTCACGCCATTTAAGAAAAAAATTCTTGGGGAAATCATTGCAGAAGTATTCAAACGTTTCCACATTACGGAAACTTCTAAAATGCTTGATCGCATGAAGAGCCTTGGATTCAAATATTCAACGCAAGCTGGCATCACTGTTGGTGTAGCTGATATTGTAGTACTTCCAGATAAAGAAGAAATTCTGGTCGATGCACAAGAAAACGTTGATAAAGTAATGAAACAATTCCGTCGTGGATTGATTACTGAAGAAGAACGTTATTCACGTGTTATTTCGTATTGGAGCAATGCAAAAGATATCATCCAAAATAAATTGATGGCATCTCTTGATAACTTGAACCCAATCTTTATGATGAGTGATTCCGGAGCTCGTGGTAACGCATCTAACTTTACACAGCTTGCAGGTATGCGTGGATTGATGGCCAACCCGGCTGGGCGTATTATCGAACTTCCGATTAAATCTTCTTTCCGTGAAGGATTGACAGTGCTTGAATATTTCATCTCTACTCACGGTGCTCGTAAAGGTCTTGCCGATACAGCACTTAAAACAGCCGATTCTGGTTACTTAACTCGTCGTTTAGTAGACGTTGCACAAGATGCAATTGTCCGCGAAAATGACTGTGGAACGGATAGAGGCTTATTGGTTGGAGCGTTAATGGAAGGTTCAGAAGTGATTGAAGAGCTTGATGAGCGTATTGTCGGTCGTCATGCGAAGAAAACAATTCGCCATCCAGAGACAAAAGAAATTCTTGTAACAAAAGACGAATTGATCACGCAAGATTTGACTCGTCTTATCGTAGAAGCGGGTATTAAAGAAGTTACAATCCGTTCTGCATTTACATGTAATACAAAACACGGTATTTGTAAGAAATGTTACGGCACGAACTTAGCAACTGGAGACGAAGTTGAAGTGGGCGAAGCAGTAGGCATTATTGCAGCTCAGTCAATTGGTGAGCCAGGAACTCAGCTTACGATGCGTACATTCCATACAGGCGGAGTTGCAGGAGACGATATCACTCAAGGTCTTCCGCGTATCCAAGAAATATTTGAATCGCGTAATCCGAAAGGCCAAGCTGTTATTTCTGAAATTACAGGTACTGTTACCGAAGTTGAAGAAATTCGCGAAGGCCAGAAAGAAGTAACGATTCAAGGTGATGTTGAAACGCGTAAATACTTAGCTCCTTACAATGCACGTATCAAAGTTCAAGTCGATGACACTATAGTTCGAGGCGAAGTATTGACGGACGGTTCAATTGATCCAAAACAATTACTACAAGTAAAAGACGTTCAAGCTGTTCAAGTTTATCTATTGAAAGAAGTTCAAAAAGTATACCGTATGCAAGGTGTAGAAATTGGTGATAAGCACGTAGAAGTTATGGTTCGTCAAATGTTCCGTAAAGTTCGCGTAATTGAAGCCGGTGATACAGAATTGCTACCAGGTTCACTTTTAGATATTCATCAATTTACTGAAGCTAACGTTAAAGCGGTTCTAGAAGGTACATTACCTGCGACAAGCCGACCTGTAATTCTAGGGATTACGAAAGCTTCTCTTGAAACAGAATCATTCCTATCAGCCGCATCTTTCCAAGAAACGACTCGCGTCCTTACAGATGCAGCCATTAAAGGAAAACGTGATGAGTTATTAGGACTGAAAGAAAACGTGATTATCGGGAAACTTGTTCCAGCTGGAACAGGAATGCAACGTTACCGTCAAATTAAGATTGCTCAAAGCGAAAAAGCTGCAAAGCAAGAAATTGTCGGTACAGAATCATAA
- the rpsL gene encoding 30S ribosomal protein S12, protein MPTINQLVNKPRKPKSTKSDSPALNKGYNSFKKSQTNVTSPQKRGVCTRVGTMTPKKPNSALRKYARVRLTNQIEVNAYIPGEGHNLQEHSVVLLRGGRVKDLPGVRYHIVRGALDTAGVNGRMQSRSKYGTKRPKVKK, encoded by the coding sequence ATGCCTACAATTAACCAATTAGTTAACAAGCCTCGTAAACCAAAGAGCACAAAATCAGATTCACCAGCTCTAAATAAAGGGTACAACAGCTTCAAAAAGTCTCAAACTAACGTGACATCACCACAGAAACGTGGAGTATGTACGCGTGTTGGTACGATGACACCTAAAAAACCAAACTCCGCATTGCGTAAATATGCGCGTGTACGTTTGACAAACCAAATTGAGGTTAATGCTTACATCCCTGGAGAAGGTCACAACCTTCAAGAGCACAGTGTAGTTCTTCTTCGCGGCGGACGCGTAAAAGATTTACCGGGTGTACGTTACCATATCGTACGTGGAGCACTTGATACAGCTGGAGTAAACGGCCGTATGCAAAGTCGTTCTAAATACGGAACTAAACGTCCTAAAGTAAAAAAATAA
- the rpsG gene encoding 30S ribosomal protein S7, which produces MPRKGPVAKRDVLPDPIYNSKLVTRLVNKMMVDGKRGTSQKILYGAFELVKERSGKDPIEVYEQALTNVMPVLEVRARRVGGANYQVPVEVRPERRTTLGLRYLVNYSRLRGEKTMEERLANEIMDAANNTGAAVKKREDIHKMAEANKAFAHYRW; this is translated from the coding sequence ATGCCTCGTAAAGGTCCTGTAGCTAAACGTGACGTGTTGCCAGATCCAATTTATAATTCGAAATTGGTGACACGCTTAGTAAATAAAATGATGGTTGACGGAAAAAGAGGTACTTCACAAAAGATTTTATACGGAGCGTTCGAGCTAGTTAAAGAACGTAGCGGTAAAGATCCAATTGAAGTATACGAACAAGCATTAACTAATGTTATGCCAGTTCTTGAAGTACGCGCTCGCCGTGTTGGTGGAGCTAACTATCAAGTACCGGTTGAAGTTCGTCCTGAACGCCGTACAACTTTAGGTCTTCGCTACCTTGTAAACTATTCACGTCTTCGTGGAGAGAAAACAATGGAAGAGCGTTTGGCTAATGAAATCATGGATGCTGCTAACAACACTGGTGCAGCTGTTAAGAAACGTGAAGATATTCATAAAATGGCGGAAGCAAACAAAGCGTTTGCACATTATCGCTGGTAA